In Candidatus Methanosphaera massiliense, the following are encoded in one genomic region:
- a CDS encoding beta strand repeat-containing protein, with protein MKDHKKLITFTVLMIFILIMGITATNATSTNDTGNNVNHTSTSHVTTDSHVKTEKINTVNKTKMTSNKNLKQSGNTYYISTDGSSSNSGRSSYDAWSYGYGLNTLKNPKYNNSIVYIQPGTYKINSTVTFNKKTTLKIEGVDKVILNGTNRTTCFNIVNGEISISNIEFRNFKGNTGGAIHNTANNTVISCNTFSDNNANLGGAVYINGNSISLISNSFYTNQANYGGAVYVKGNYNYIYNNTLSDNSVKYSGGAVNNQGILTEIIENRFNNNKANTLGGAISNWNTPDALIEYNIMTYNNANYGGSIYYRGNSTNIYGNSFENNNANYSGGSVFIIGPDNSIQENDFTNNYANNGAGINNLGINTNIIHNEFTYNIADSIGGAINNWNAIDTTIIDNNITSNKANYGAVYIKGKNITLSNNNINYNTADTSGGAIYNIGTYTQITNNTLQNNIASNYGGAINNWNGANTLIKDNQINNNNASRGGAINIVGDNNIINSNNISENNATTGGAISIKGINNNLLSNNITTNSATKQGGAVNIEKSMNTLLQKNNFIDNGAQDMRPGGAIYNTGINTNITDNYFMYNGAFGGGSIYNYKVENANITGNTFINNTAPGGGAISIDNSNDILINGNIFVNNTEDAGAMDISSSNNVKIIENVFKNHEFGVIESLYNNNTIISKNNFTNNKLVSGSLIFDGSKNTRITNNNFINNKADYIIGKRECKNIIIRKNFVYNNEIKAVEYEYEFLE; from the coding sequence ATGAAAGATCATAAAAAACTGATAACATTCACAGTATTAATGATTTTCATACTAATCATGGGGATAACAGCAACAAACGCTACAAGTACTAATGATACAGGTAATAACGTAAACCATACTAGTACTAGTCACGTAACAACTGATTCTCATGTTAAAACTGAAAAGATTAATACTGTAAACAAAACAAAAATGACTTCAAATAAGAATTTAAAGCAGTCTGGTAACACGTATTATATATCTACTGATGGTTCTAGCAGTAATAGTGGTAGAAGTAGCTATGATGCATGGTCATACGGTTATGGTTTAAATACACTAAAAAATCCTAAATACAATAATTCAATAGTGTATATTCAGCCAGGAACCTATAAAATAAATAGTACTGTGACATTTAATAAGAAAACAACTCTAAAAATTGAAGGAGTAGATAAAGTTATTCTAAATGGAACTAATAGGACTACATGTTTTAATATTGTAAATGGTGAAATTTCTATCTCTAACATTGAATTCAGAAACTTTAAAGGTAATACTGGTGGAGCAATACATAACACGGCAAATAATACTGTAATATCATGTAATACCTTTTCAGATAACAATGCTAACCTTGGAGGAGCAGTATATATAAATGGAAATAGTATCAGCTTAATATCTAATTCATTTTATACTAATCAAGCTAATTATGGTGGAGCAGTATATGTCAAGGGAAACTATAATTATATATATAACAACACACTATCAGATAACTCTGTAAAATACAGTGGAGGAGCAGTAAACAACCAAGGAATACTAACAGAGATAATTGAGAACAGATTCAATAATAACAAAGCTAATACATTAGGTGGAGCAATAAGTAACTGGAATACACCTGATGCCTTAATAGAATATAACATAATGACCTATAATAATGCTAATTATGGTGGATCAATATACTATAGAGGAAACAGTACAAACATATACGGTAATTCCTTTGAAAATAATAATGCAAATTATAGTGGAGGATCAGTATTCATCATAGGACCTGATAACAGTATACAAGAAAACGACTTCACAAATAACTATGCAAATAATGGAGCAGGAATCAATAACCTAGGAATCAATACTAACATAATACATAATGAATTCACATACAATATAGCAGATAGTATCGGTGGAGCAATCAATAACTGGAATGCAATAGATACAACAATCATAGATAATAACATAACAAGTAATAAGGCAAATTACGGAGCAGTATATATCAAAGGAAAAAACATTACACTATCAAACAATAACATTAACTACAATACAGCAGATACCAGTGGAGGAGCAATCTATAACATAGGAACATACACACAAATAACAAATAACACCCTCCAAAATAACATAGCATCCAATTATGGTGGAGCAATTAACAACTGGAATGGAGCAAATACCCTAATTAAAGATAACCAAATTAACAATAATAATGCAAGTAGAGGTGGAGCAATAAATATTGTAGGTGATAATAATATAATTAACTCTAATAATATATCAGAGAATAATGCTACTACTGGAGGGGCAATATCAATTAAAGGAATTAATAATAACTTATTATCTAATAATATAACAACAAATAGTGCAACAAAGCAAGGTGGAGCAGTAAATATAGAAAAATCAATGAATACACTTTTACAAAAAAATAACTTTATCGATAATGGAGCTCAGGATATGAGACCTGGAGGAGCAATATATAATACTGGAATAAATACTAATATAACCGATAATTACTTCATGTATAATGGTGCATTTGGTGGAGGATCAATATATAATTACAAAGTAGAAAATGCTAATATAACCGGTAACACATTTATAAATAATACTGCACCAGGTGGTGGAGCAATATCTATTGATAATTCAAATGATATCCTGATTAATGGTAATATTTTTGTCAATAATACGGAAGATGCTGGAGCAATGGATATATCTTCATCAAATAATGTAAAAATAATAGAAAACGTATTTAAAAATCATGAATTTGGAGTAATAGAATCTTTATATAATAATAATACAATAATATCAAAAAATAATTTTACAAATAACAAATTAGTATCCGGGTCATTAATATTTGATGGTTCAAAAAACACTAGAATAACCAATAATAATTTCATTAATAATAAAGCAGATTATATAATTGGTAAAAGGGAATGTAAAAACATAATTATAAGAAAAAACTTTGTTTATAATAATGAAATTAAAGCAGTAGAATATGAATATGAATTTTTAGAATAA
- a CDS encoding right-handed parallel beta-helix repeat-containing protein, whose product MKDHKKLITFTVLMIFILIMGITATSATSTNDTGTNVNHTSTSHVITDSHVKIEKNNTVNKTKTTSNKNIKQSSRTYYISPDGSSYNSGRSSYDAWSYGYGLNTLKYPEYNNSVVYIESGTYDVNSSVTFDEDVTLTIRGNSNVILDGNDKTTCFNIINGKISIYNIEFRDFKGNTGGAIHNTADNTVLYYNTFKDNTGYLGGAVYINGDNNKITSNRFENNNARYAGAVYIKGDNNRLTSNTLTYNSAKYSGGAINNQGTQTQITDNTFYYNNANTLGGAISNWNTDDVTINYNNIESNEANYGGAIYYRGNSVNIYDNGFNSNNARYSGGSVFVIGHDNYIQENNFTNNYANNGAGIDNLGTNTNIIHNEFTYNIADSIGGAISNWNAIDTTIIDNNITSNKANYGAVYIKGKNITLSNNNINYNTADTSGGAIYNIGTYTQITNNTLQNNIASNYGGAINNWKTSNILIKNNNINYNKAEYGGAIYLKSSLSNITNNKITDNVAKKEGGAMYITGYNNMINANSIEFNKASAGAGINLNNSRYTKIAYNNISYNEAVDDLDDDNESLYNVGGGIRNYGYQTTIKYNNISDNSANEGGAIYNDDNSQKLTINNNDIYDNYADYEGGAISDYGYTTRILKNDIFNNRAADGGTVLCSNTNCLIMNNLLEYNYGERGVAIFLRASENINITSNRILSNYGDVATAILDMYSEKVMINKNTIKYNEATYCGIINSYATVHTRIINNIITNNILSKDYPDVINKSKVEDFKTRGNTIKNNKLVVAGNYTA is encoded by the coding sequence ATGAAAGATCATAAAAAACTGATAACATTCACTGTATTAATGATTTTCATACTAATAATGGGAATAACAGCAACAAGTGCTACAAGTACTAATGATACAGGTACTAACGTAAACCATACTAGTACTAGTCACGTAATAACTGATTCTCATGTTAAAATTGAAAAGAATAATACTGTAAATAAAACAAAAACAACTTCAAATAAGAATATAAAGCAATCAAGTAGGACATACTACATATCCCCTGATGGCTCTAGTTATAATAGTGGCAGAAGTAGTTACGATGCATGGTCATACGGCTATGGATTAAATACCCTAAAATACCCGGAATATAACAACTCAGTAGTATACATAGAATCAGGTACTTATGATGTAAACAGTTCTGTAACCTTTGACGAAGATGTAACGCTGACTATTAGAGGTAATAGCAATGTTATTCTAGATGGAAATGATAAAACCACTTGTTTTAATATCATAAATGGTAAAATTTCTATATATAATATTGAATTCAGAGACTTTAAAGGAAATACTGGAGGAGCTATACATAATACTGCTGATAATACAGTGCTTTATTATAATACATTTAAAGATAACACTGGCTATCTTGGTGGAGCAGTATATATAAATGGAGATAATAATAAGATAACTTCTAACAGGTTTGAGAATAATAATGCCAGATATGCTGGTGCAGTCTACATTAAAGGAGACAACAACAGATTAACCAGTAATACATTAACATATAACTCTGCTAAATATAGTGGAGGAGCAATAAATAATCAGGGAACACAAACACAAATAACTGACAATACATTCTATTATAACAATGCTAATACACTTGGAGGAGCAATAAGCAACTGGAATACTGATGATGTAACAATAAATTATAACAATATAGAATCTAATGAAGCAAACTACGGTGGAGCAATATACTATCGAGGAAACTCTGTAAACATATATGATAATGGTTTTAATAGTAACAATGCCCGATATAGTGGTGGATCAGTATTCGTCATAGGACATGATAACTATATACAAGAAAACAACTTTACAAATAACTATGCAAATAATGGAGCAGGAATCGATAACTTGGGAACCAATACAAACATAATACATAATGAATTCACATACAATATAGCAGATAGTATCGGTGGAGCAATCAGTAACTGGAATGCAATAGATACAACAATCATAGATAATAACATAACAAGTAATAAGGCAAATTACGGAGCAGTATATATCAAAGGAAAAAACATTACACTATCAAACAATAACATTAACTACAATACAGCAGATACCAGTGGAGGAGCAATCTATAACATAGGAACATACACACAAATAACAAATAACACCCTCCAAAATAACATAGCATCCAATTATGGTGGAGCAATTAACAACTGGAAAACATCAAACATTCTAATAAAGAATAACAATATTAACTACAACAAAGCAGAATATGGAGGAGCAATATACCTGAAAAGCTCACTTTCAAATATTACAAATAATAAAATAACAGATAATGTTGCAAAAAAAGAAGGAGGAGCCATGTATATTACAGGTTACAACAACATGATTAATGCTAATAGCATAGAATTCAATAAAGCAAGTGCTGGTGCTGGTATAAATCTCAACAACTCAAGGTACACAAAAATAGCTTATAATAATATATCTTATAATGAAGCTGTGGATGATTTAGATGATGATAATGAATCTTTATATAATGTTGGTGGTGGAATAAGAAATTATGGATATCAAACTACAATAAAATACAATAACATCTCAGATAATAGTGCAAATGAAGGCGGAGCAATATATAATGATGATAATTCACAAAAACTAACAATAAATAATAATGATATCTACGATAATTATGCAGATTATGAAGGTGGAGCAATATCAGATTATGGATATACTACACGCATACTAAAGAATGATATATTTAATAATAGAGCTGCTGATGGTGGAACAGTTTTATGCTCTAATACAAATTGTTTAATAATGAACAATCTTTTAGAATATAATTATGGAGAAAGAGGAGTAGCTATATTCCTTAGAGCATCAGAAAATATTAATATAACCAGTAATAGGATTCTTTCAAACTATGGAGATGTAGCTACAGCTATTCTCGATATGTACAGTGAAAAAGTAATGATAAATAAGAATACAATTAAATACAATGAAGCAACATACTGTGGAATAATAAATAGCTATGCCACAGTACATACAAGAATTATTAATAATATAATAACAAATAACATACTCTCTAAAGATTATCCAGATGTAATAAATAAAAGCAAAGTAGAGGACTTCAAAACAAGAGGTAACACAATAAAAAATAATAAATTAGTAGTAGCAGGGAATTACACAGCATAA
- a CDS encoding beta strand repeat-containing protein produces MNKLLIYAVTLLFILIAGVSAISATDTNDTGISPDYSSLIENSNVNNDTVSTADKVKVTQEEKNTKKQAEKSYYISTDGSSNNTGGSIDSAWSYDYGLNTLKDSRYNNSVVYIQPGTYNVNSSVTFDEDMTLRIEGADNVVLDGGNQTQCFNILNGTISIHNIKFQNFNGGTGGVICSRANNTIISNNTFSSNHAKIGGAVYINGTGNNVTFNSFNGNYADYAGAVYFRGSDNQLTDNIFRENNATYSGGAVNNQAAMTLITDNTFISNNARTLGGAISNWNTNNTIIEDNQLEDNNANYGGAIYYRGDNLKTTDNNFRDNNANRSGGSLFIIGQDNSVQENNFTSNSAKNGAGVNNLGTNTTITDNNFTGNTASSIGGAVSNWNAINTTITDNNINNNNAGYGAIYLRGRNTRIESNTINNNTAFASGGAIFNIASGTIITDNIIIYNTASNYGGAINNWNDANTLINNNTLSYNKAAYGGSIHLKGSQSTITYNNISYNTAYNKGGAIYITGKNIIIRQNIITENNATHGGAVAVEQTANKITITENNITYNTAKYNEKNSYNTELGGAIYNKGSQNLNITQNTIENNLAEYGGAIYTENTDNAIIKNNTITENDARLGSAIYSKTAENIQITDNNITYNNAFTKGTIYNKETNNTQITNNMIIDNKLLGNNQEVIIKDGTHYTTITGNTMKNNNYE; encoded by the coding sequence ATGAATAAACTATTAATTTATGCAGTTACTCTGCTTTTCATATTAATAGCAGGAGTGTCAGCGATTAGTGCTACAGACACTAATGATACCGGTATCAGTCCGGATTATAGTAGTTTAATTGAAAACTCCAATGTTAATAATGATACAGTAAGTACTGCAGATAAGGTAAAAGTAACACAGGAAGAAAAGAATACTAAAAAACAGGCAGAAAAATCATACTACATATCCACGGACGGCTCCAGTAATAACACTGGCGGTAGTATTGACAGTGCATGGTCCTATGATTATGGATTAAACACATTAAAAGATAGCAGATATAATAATTCAGTAGTATACATACAGCCTGGAACATATAACGTTAATAGTTCTGTAACATTTGATGAGGATATGACTCTCAGAATTGAGGGAGCAGATAATGTTGTGTTAGATGGAGGTAACCAGACACAATGCTTCAACATACTAAATGGTACTATATCCATCCATAATATTAAATTCCAGAACTTTAATGGCGGTACCGGCGGAGTTATATGTAGCCGTGCTAACAATACTATAATATCTAATAACACGTTCTCTTCTAACCATGCTAAGATTGGAGGAGCAGTTTACATTAATGGAACTGGCAACAATGTAACTTTTAACAGTTTCAATGGTAATTATGCAGACTATGCTGGTGCAGTATATTTTAGAGGTAGTGACAATCAATTGACAGATAACATATTCAGGGAGAATAATGCAACATATAGCGGCGGAGCAGTGAATAATCAGGCAGCAATGACACTGATAACTGACAATACATTCATCAGCAATAATGCCCGTACACTGGGAGGAGCTATAAGTAACTGGAACACTAACAATACCATAATAGAGGATAACCAGTTAGAGGATAATAATGCAAACTATGGCGGAGCAATCTACTACCGTGGAGACAACTTAAAAACCACAGATAACAATTTCAGAGATAACAATGCCAATCGCAGTGGCGGATCCTTATTTATCATAGGACAGGATAACAGTGTACAGGAAAACAATTTCACAAGTAACAGTGCAAAAAACGGTGCAGGAGTAAACAATCTAGGAACAAACACTACAATAACAGATAATAACTTCACAGGTAACACTGCCAGCAGCATAGGAGGAGCTGTAAGTAACTGGAATGCAATAAACACTACCATAACAGACAATAATATAAACAATAACAATGCAGGTTACGGGGCAATATATCTTAGAGGAAGAAATACTAGGATAGAATCCAACACGATAAACAATAACACGGCATTTGCCAGTGGAGGAGCAATATTTAACATAGCATCAGGTACAATAATAACAGATAATATTATCATCTATAATACAGCATCTAACTATGGAGGAGCAATAAATAACTGGAATGATGCAAATACACTGATAAACAATAATACCTTAAGCTATAATAAGGCAGCTTATGGCGGATCAATACATCTGAAAGGCTCACAATCCACTATAACATACAACAATATCTCATATAATACAGCATATAATAAGGGCGGAGCAATATACATTACCGGAAAAAACATAATCATAAGACAAAACATTATAACAGAAAACAATGCAACACATGGAGGAGCTGTAGCAGTAGAACAAACAGCAAACAAAATAACCATAACAGAAAACAACATAACATACAACACGGCAAAATACAATGAAAAAAACAGTTATAATACAGAACTAGGAGGAGCAATATATAATAAAGGCTCCCAAAACCTGAACATAACACAAAACACTATAGAAAACAACCTGGCAGAATACGGCGGAGCAATATACACGGAAAACACGGATAATGCAATCATCAAAAACAACACCATAACAGAAAACGATGCAAGACTAGGAAGTGCAATATACAGTAAAACAGCAGAAAACATTCAGATAACAGACAACAACATAACCTATAATAATGCCTTCACAAAGGGAACCATATACAATAAAGAAACAAACAACACCCAAATCACCAATAACATGATAATCGATAATAAACTACTGGGAAACAACCAGGAAGTAATAATAAAAGACGGAACACACTACACAACCATAACAGGAAACACAATGAAAAACAATAACTATGAATAA
- a CDS encoding right-handed parallel beta-helix repeat-containing protein gives MKTYKKLVTFTVLMIFILIIGVSAASATSTNDTTSNVNHTSSSVATDTHVNVEKLNTVNKTKSTTSNKNLKQYGNTYYISTDGSSYNSGRSSYDAWSYSYGLNTLKNSYYNNSEVYLQPGTYHVNSTVTFNKKTTLSIIGNGNVILDGRNKTSCYNIVNGKITIRGIKFVNFNGNTGGVIHNTANNTVVYNNTFSYNTAKLGGAIYVNGDNNKLTGNVFKENQASYAGAVYVKGIDNQLKNNTLSYNVAKYSGGAINNQGTNTQVINNNIQNNNAYTLGGAISNWNTDDIIIRNNTIKNNEANYGGAIYYRGNSVNITDNKFRENNARYSGGSIFVIGQDNQILKNEFTQNTANNGAGVNNLGTNTEINDNKFTKNTVNSVGAAINNWNAEDTTITSNNITGSNANFGAVYVKGRNIKLTKNIINYNTADISGGAIFNIGIDTQIINNTINHNNASNHGGAINNWQASNVLIKDNKLNYNNATYGGAVYLKSSNSNITHNTIRYNYGDIDGGALYNIGNYNKITLNDLSYNNASSGGAIINYNSKNTLISKNNMTNNFVNRTRETYPNDDGQYSYKGCGGAIVDYSTKTTITENKINYNQASQSGGAIEVFFSKFARIDNNTINNNYANYSGGAIDNLGDYTNITNNKLSSNEARTGGAIYIGGENNIIKGNKLYENGAGQGGAIALEMIAANTTITHNEFNDNTANEGYLDENDIDYNEYKDYEDDGFSIYDYLTLEAKGGAIYNCESNRLTVTYNKFTGNYAGRGAGICTMVTPNVNIAYNNFTDNSGYDGVAIYNDAGNNVKISNNRIQNNQVYSSGIIYNKDTTNTKIINNKITGNSLSGGNSNVIIKVGTSNTKISGNTIKNNINQEFYQ, from the coding sequence ATGAAAACATATAAAAAACTGGTGACATTTACAGTTTTAATGATTTTCATACTAATAATAGGAGTATCAGCTGCTAGTGCTACAAGTACTAATGATACAACAAGTAATGTAAATCATACTAGTAGTAGTGTGGCAACCGATACTCATGTTAATGTTGAAAAACTAAATACTGTAAATAAAACTAAATCAACAACTTCTAATAAGAATTTAAAACAATATGGTAACACGTATTACATATCTACTGATGGCTCTAGTTATAATAGTGGTAGAAGTAGTTATGATGCATGGTCATATAGTTATGGATTAAACACGCTTAAGAATAGTTATTATAATAATTCAGAGGTATATCTTCAGCCGGGAACATATCATGTTAATAGTACTGTAACCTTCAATAAGAAAACAACTCTCAGTATTATAGGTAATGGTAATGTTATATTGGATGGAAGAAATAAGACTTCCTGTTATAATATTGTGAATGGTAAAATAACTATCCGTGGTATTAAATTCGTAAATTTCAATGGTAATACTGGTGGAGTAATACATAACACTGCTAATAATACAGTAGTTTATAATAATACTTTTTCATATAATACTGCTAAGCTTGGTGGAGCAATCTATGTTAATGGTGATAATAATAAGTTAACAGGTAATGTCTTCAAAGAAAATCAGGCATCCTATGCTGGTGCAGTGTATGTTAAAGGAATTGATAATCAATTAAAAAACAATACCCTATCATATAATGTAGCAAAGTACAGTGGAGGAGCAATTAATAATCAGGGAACAAATACACAGGTAATAAATAATAACATCCAGAATAACAATGCATATACACTAGGAGGAGCTATAAGCAACTGGAACACAGATGATATAATAATTAGGAACAACACGATTAAAAATAATGAAGCAAACTATGGTGGAGCAATATACTATCGTGGAAACAGTGTGAATATAACAGATAATAAATTCAGAGAAAATAATGCAAGATACAGTGGAGGATCAATATTTGTAATAGGTCAAGACAATCAAATACTAAAGAATGAATTCACACAGAACACTGCAAATAATGGTGCAGGAGTAAATAATCTGGGAACAAATACTGAAATAAATGATAATAAATTCACAAAAAATACAGTGAACAGTGTTGGAGCAGCTATAAATAACTGGAATGCAGAGGATACAACTATCACATCTAATAATATAACAGGCAGCAATGCTAACTTTGGAGCAGTATACGTTAAGGGAAGAAATATAAAATTAACTAAAAACATTATAAACTATAATACAGCAGATATTAGTGGCGGAGCAATATTTAACATAGGAATAGATACACAGATTATAAACAATACAATAAATCATAACAATGCATCTAATCATGGTGGAGCAATCAACAACTGGCAAGCCTCAAACGTGTTAATCAAGGATAATAAACTAAACTATAACAACGCTACTTATGGTGGTGCAGTATATCTTAAAAGTTCAAACTCCAATATAACACATAACACTATAAGATACAATTATGGTGATATTGACGGAGGAGCATTGTATAATATAGGTAACTATAATAAAATCACATTAAATGATTTATCATACAACAATGCAAGCAGTGGAGGAGCAATAATAAACTACAATTCAAAAAACACATTAATATCAAAAAACAACATGACTAACAACTTTGTAAACAGAACAAGAGAAACATATCCAAATGATGACGGTCAATACTCATATAAAGGATGTGGAGGAGCAATCGTAGATTACTCTACAAAAACCACAATAACAGAAAATAAAATTAATTATAACCAAGCAAGCCAATCAGGAGGAGCAATAGAAGTATTCTTCTCTAAATTTGCTAGAATAGACAATAATACGATTAATAACAATTATGCCAATTATTCTGGTGGAGCAATAGATAATTTAGGAGATTATACGAACATAACTAATAATAAATTATCATCAAATGAAGCTCGTACTGGAGGTGCTATATACATTGGTGGTGAAAATAACATAATTAAAGGAAATAAATTATATGAAAATGGTGCTGGACAAGGCGGAGCAATAGCACTTGAAATGATAGCAGCTAATACAACAATCACACATAATGAATTTAATGATAATACAGCTAATGAAGGATATCTTGATGAAAATGATATTGACTATAATGAATACAAAGATTATGAAGATGATGGCTTTAGTATTTATGATTATCTAACTTTAGAGGCTAAGGGAGGAGCTATCTATAACTGTGAATCAAACAGATTAACAGTAACATATAATAAATTCACAGGCAATTATGCTGGTAGAGGTGCAGGAATCTGTACAATGGTCACGCCTAATGTTAACATTGCATATAACAACTTCACTGATAACAGTGGATATGATGGAGTAGCAATATATAATGATGCAGGAAATAATGTGAAAATATCAAATAATAGGATACAGAATAATCAAGTATATAGTAGCGGTATTATATACAATAAAGATACAACTAATACTAAAATTATAAACAATAAAATAACTGGAAATTCATTATCTGGTGGAAATTCTAACGTGATAATAAAAGTCGGTACAAGTAATACAAAAATATCAGGTAACACGATAAAAAATAATATCAATCAGGAATTTTATCAATAA